A genomic window from Flavobacterium lindanitolerans includes:
- a CDS encoding maleate cis-trans isomerase family protein, with product MKKYKIGQIVPSSNTTMETEIPALFRSRETIAPERFTFHSSRMRMKKVTKEELEAMDAMSLKCAQELSDAQVDVMGYACLVAIMSMGRGYHCVSETNLHEETVKNGFPTPIVTSAGALINGLKVLGAKKVAVITPYMKPLTQLVVDYIEHQGFEVVDSIALEIPDNLEVAAQNPMNLLDIYKRLNLKDVDVLVASACVQMPSLEAVDLIEKEIGIPVTTAAICTTYEMMKKLGLDTKVPIGGELLSGKY from the coding sequence ATGAAAAAATATAAAATAGGCCAGATAGTTCCTTCATCCAATACAACGATGGAAACCGAGATACCGGCCCTCTTCCGTTCCAGAGAAACTATTGCACCGGAAAGATTCACTTTCCATTCCAGCAGGATGCGGATGAAAAAAGTAACCAAAGAAGAATTGGAAGCTATGGACGCAATGAGTTTGAAATGTGCTCAGGAACTTTCTGATGCTCAAGTAGACGTGATGGGTTATGCTTGCCTTGTTGCCATTATGAGTATGGGACGTGGCTATCACTGCGTTTCTGAGACAAATCTGCATGAAGAAACCGTAAAGAACGGCTTCCCTACTCCAATCGTGACCAGTGCCGGTGCATTAATCAACGGATTGAAAGTTTTGGGAGCGAAAAAAGTAGCCGTCATTACACCTTACATGAAACCGCTAACGCAGTTGGTTGTAGATTATATCGAGCATCAGGGATTTGAAGTTGTTGATTCTATAGCTTTGGAAATACCTGACAATTTAGAAGTGGCGGCACAAAATCCTATGAATCTTTTAGATATCTACAAACGACTCAACCTAAAAGATGTTGATGTACTTGTCGCTTCTGCCTGCGTACAAATGCCGTCCCTGGAAGCTGTAGACCTGATTGAAAAAGAAATAGGAATTCCAGTTACAACAGCCGCCATCTGTACAACTTATGAAATGATGAAAAAGCTGGGATTGGACACAAAAGTGCCA